One Niabella beijingensis DNA window includes the following coding sequences:
- a CDS encoding N-acetylmuramoyl-L-alanine amidase, with amino-acid sequence MGEIIKDVVQQAADQNIPVSDSGKDAYAANPNQKTYDQVHQTDHLIDVVDVFFGDRNPRMKTEKKQETYPVKSGGKIPDVLKNFKKEGRSNFTTVPDHQNPLKPGEKVQVFWEETTQEKDESGQPAFDYIKKTSGDLGCETWLVAKVNGDKGVLKVTIHEDNGTATDAVLASPAPFLEAGKEKTTALFKINGTVTYAVKIAVRPKEDNDFLELEKKIAERKDKLVPLYLKAEVTDTDYEIKFPDNNPEFYTAASGRYKAKYCQCCIYKIENNLLQGPNVIHTKTGSKVVSAGTMQKVIAIIMHRTSGWSTEGAVQSSKGTTFYVDGAKGNDGEIYQSMSLDKAPSHILSSKSRLAHLEVQSENSVGIEVAGWPYIYNEKKELVNTLNNKVSDGSTVYMDKGYAYEGKGEATYYWEKLTDKQVTSLVCLVKALLKKYDLTVNDIYPHDEIQSKNRGEGRYVMDIILPHLNQ; translated from the coding sequence ATGGGCGAAATTATAAAAGATGTGGTACAACAGGCAGCGGATCAAAACATACCCGTGTCCGACTCCGGGAAGGACGCTTATGCAGCCAATCCCAATCAGAAAACCTATGATCAGGTACACCAGACCGATCATTTGATCGATGTGGTGGATGTTTTTTTTGGCGATCGTAACCCACGGATGAAAACCGAAAAAAAGCAGGAAACCTACCCAGTAAAAAGTGGAGGTAAAATACCCGATGTTTTAAAGAACTTTAAGAAAGAAGGGCGCTCAAATTTCACCACGGTACCCGATCACCAGAACCCATTAAAACCGGGAGAAAAAGTGCAGGTTTTCTGGGAAGAAACCACGCAGGAAAAAGACGAAAGTGGTCAGCCGGCCTTTGACTATATTAAAAAGACAAGCGGAGATCTTGGTTGCGAAACCTGGCTGGTGGCCAAGGTCAACGGCGATAAGGGCGTTTTAAAAGTAACCATTCATGAAGACAACGGCACCGCTACAGATGCAGTACTGGCAAGCCCCGCTCCTTTTCTGGAGGCCGGCAAAGAAAAGACAACGGCACTCTTTAAAATAAACGGCACGGTTACATACGCGGTAAAAATAGCAGTGCGCCCCAAAGAAGACAACGACTTTTTAGAACTCGAAAAAAAAATTGCAGAACGGAAAGACAAGCTGGTACCGCTCTACTTAAAAGCCGAGGTAACGGATACGGATTACGAGATAAAATTTCCAGACAACAACCCGGAGTTTTACACAGCAGCCTCCGGAAGATATAAAGCCAAATATTGCCAGTGCTGTATCTATAAAATTGAAAACAATTTATTACAGGGACCAAACGTCATTCATACAAAAACAGGCAGCAAAGTCGTTTCCGCCGGGACCATGCAGAAGGTGATTGCCATTATAATGCATCGTACTTCCGGGTGGAGTACAGAGGGAGCCGTACAATCCAGCAAAGGCACCACGTTTTATGTAGATGGTGCTAAAGGCAATGATGGAGAAATATACCAGTCCATGAGCCTGGACAAAGCGCCCTCCCATATCTTAAGCTCAAAATCGAGACTGGCCCACCTGGAAGTACAGTCCGAGAACTCGGTTGGCATTGAAGTGGCCGGCTGGCCTTATATCTATAATGAAAAAAAGGAACTGGTAAATACGCTCAATAATAAAGTATCGGATGGGAGTACCGTATACATGGATAAAGGATATGCTTATGAAGGTAAGGGTGAGGCCACCTATTATTGGGAGAAACTTACGGATAAACAAGTAACATCACTGGTGTGCCTCGTAAAAGCTTTGTTGAAAAAATACGATTTAACGGTTAATGACATTTATCCCCACGATGAGATCCAGAGTAAAAACAGAGGAGAAGGGCGTTATGTTATGGATATAATTTTACCTCACTTAAATCAATAA
- a CDS encoding DUF6402 family protein: MAEKNLNTPVVTGSPSPAATDGIPGSAHQEKLAQKRAAKQQQQQTDSPNEQREMVIHGAELKCPYAQGAGKIKVTSNEILLQDQLFATEGDHNNMVNLQFEGICGHPKFNGQTKPPCKTVIRLSSWYNLGTSLVQEQKVLIKASCIDCDPVPNAATAGAIPKAQPLNTADDCTTIVSAYWAADQTGTLRTTVLPYKEDDRTFIFINFVPSAIGKNYHLKIVASHTLSDEVIFETTKPVLYEKTSFSFSLTGELFAKGGDPVVELYFKIKVADCTEKEYCKETGLRLKVHLVRYIPRIMKAKKWEKGFLLQEKWFNGIASDRPGNKADSGKIISMDWVLGFPRARAVYDQMINGKIWMNPAGKKALTAEIRRMELKLPTAMVYTVPFGTLALNPESTNKKGQKCPAIDLHHFQERAFHENYNVPDTALDDMYAALANFVFRMAATGVILMNANGYTIQIKEVGIYVRDSFDFIDAAAEILSPSTWRSQPLGYWSTSKNDVSVNAKDSSYKYITNSSYQQYRKDVKKGSDFLVYSDVKRIAVDDRFDVSAGELTNLFSIPALIK; the protein is encoded by the coding sequence ATGGCAGAAAAGAACTTAAATACGCCTGTTGTTACCGGAAGCCCGTCACCCGCCGCTACAGATGGCATACCCGGCAGTGCCCACCAGGAAAAGCTTGCGCAAAAACGCGCAGCAAAACAGCAGCAGCAACAAACAGACAGCCCCAATGAACAGCGGGAAATGGTGATCCACGGTGCGGAACTAAAATGCCCTTATGCTCAGGGAGCGGGTAAAATAAAAGTAACCTCCAACGAAATTTTATTGCAGGATCAGTTATTTGCCACAGAAGGTGATCATAACAACATGGTGAACCTGCAGTTTGAAGGTATCTGCGGGCATCCCAAGTTTAACGGGCAGACAAAACCGCCCTGCAAAACTGTTATCAGGCTCTCCTCCTGGTATAATTTGGGGACCTCACTTGTACAGGAACAAAAAGTGCTTATCAAAGCATCCTGTATTGATTGTGACCCCGTGCCCAATGCGGCTACCGCCGGTGCTATTCCCAAAGCCCAGCCACTAAATACAGCTGATGACTGTACTACCATTGTGAGTGCTTACTGGGCGGCGGATCAAACCGGCACACTCCGTACAACGGTACTGCCCTATAAGGAAGATGACCGCACATTTATTTTTATCAATTTTGTACCCTCCGCTATTGGGAAAAATTATCACCTAAAGATTGTTGCCAGTCATACCTTATCCGATGAGGTCATTTTTGAAACTACGAAGCCGGTGCTCTATGAAAAGACCTCCTTTTCTTTTTCCCTGACCGGTGAGCTGTTTGCGAAAGGCGGTGACCCGGTGGTGGAATTGTATTTTAAAATAAAAGTTGCTGATTGCACAGAAAAGGAGTACTGTAAAGAGACCGGGCTGCGCTTAAAAGTTCATTTGGTTCGCTACATTCCCCGCATTATGAAAGCAAAAAAATGGGAAAAGGGATTTTTATTACAGGAAAAATGGTTTAATGGTATTGCAAGTGACCGGCCGGGAAATAAAGCAGATTCAGGAAAGATTATTTCAATGGACTGGGTACTGGGCTTTCCAAGAGCAAGGGCTGTTTATGATCAGATGATCAATGGAAAAATATGGATGAACCCAGCAGGGAAAAAGGCGCTGACCGCAGAAATACGGCGAATGGAGCTAAAACTGCCAACAGCAATGGTTTATACAGTACCTTTTGGAACACTTGCTTTAAATCCTGAATCAACAAATAAGAAGGGGCAAAAATGTCCGGCCATTGATCTGCATCATTTTCAGGAGCGGGCATTTCATGAAAACTACAATGTGCCCGATACGGCGTTGGATGACATGTATGCAGCACTTGCAAATTTTGTGTTCCGGATGGCAGCAACAGGCGTCATACTCATGAACGCGAATGGATACACGATTCAGATTAAAGAGGTAGGTATTTACGTAAGAGACTCCTTTGATTTTATTGATGCCGCTGCAGAAATCCTAAGTCCTTCTACATGGAGAAGTCAGCCCTTGGGATACTGGAGCACCTCAAAAAATGATGTTTCTGTAAATGCTAAGGACAGCTCGTACAAATACATTACCAACAGCAGTTATCAGCAATACAGGAAGGATGTAAAAAAAGGCAGCGATTTTTTAGTTTACAGTGATGTAAAAAGAATAGCAGTTGACGACCGCTTTGACGTTTCTGCCGGGGAATTAACCAATCTTTTTTCAATCCCTGCTTTGATTAAGTAG
- a CDS encoding type VI secretion system Vgr family protein, which produces MAQLTEPMFSINGNLIKQFTSFSLNQCISDHHYFSLVVPATSIDGTGGLFTSSQDMIGSTFGARISGLGLGGNVLFNGIITSVETSRFAGHHGDVIIMGYSPTIVLDSGPHCKSWEKKTIKSISEDVLKFFPQNLLEAKVQPLYSEELGYTVQYRESAWKFLQRITGSYGEWLFWDGRNLVVGPPQTNTKVALVYGSTLSRFNVTLQARPTAMQYISWDYQNSQVYTSQPQGVEQKAGLNPWGEKVFQRARSVYGTQPKQWNYRHANNKKQQDDLATMRSAVESSKMVRFTGQSGHPGIVLGGTIEVSGNNVYSAGTEGYGEYLVTAVNHHVDAMGNYENDFTAIPASINVPPVTIPDDPVCETQSAIVTNNHDPQGLGRVQVKMHWMNGAEKTPWIRVTTPHAGGGKGHFFIPEIGEEVVVGFEGDSATKPYVIGAVYHQQADNNFSNAGNDVKAIQTRCGTKIIMNDAEGSVFVEDPSGNTWFMDGKGNIKVNAPNDMEIAVGKNFNITVGENMTTSIGKNEQLSVGNDKNVTISKNYTQFSENKNVTVSKNKTEHTGDTYHHVAGTSDIQTSKGDLKLRGSGLAVFQGGKDVKISKG; this is translated from the coding sequence ATGGCGCAACTCACCGAACCCATGTTTAGCATCAATGGCAACCTCATTAAACAATTCACCTCTTTTTCGCTTAACCAATGCATATCCGACCATCACTATTTTTCGCTGGTAGTGCCAGCAACTTCCATTGACGGCACGGGAGGACTTTTTACTTCATCGCAGGATATGATTGGCAGCACCTTTGGTGCCCGGATCTCCGGCCTTGGATTAGGGGGAAATGTCCTGTTCAACGGCATCATTACCAGTGTGGAAACATCCCGGTTTGCCGGTCATCATGGAGACGTGATTATTATGGGTTATAGTCCCACAATTGTACTGGACAGTGGTCCTCATTGCAAAAGCTGGGAGAAAAAGACCATTAAAAGTATTTCTGAAGACGTGTTGAAATTTTTCCCGCAAAACCTGCTGGAAGCCAAAGTACAGCCGCTTTACAGCGAGGAGCTGGGTTATACGGTACAATATAGAGAGTCTGCATGGAAGTTCCTGCAGCGGATCACCGGCAGCTATGGCGAGTGGCTGTTCTGGGACGGGCGTAACCTGGTGGTGGGTCCTCCGCAAACCAACACTAAAGTGGCATTGGTCTATGGCAGCACGTTAAGCCGCTTCAATGTAACGCTGCAGGCAAGACCCACAGCAATGCAATACATAAGCTGGGACTATCAGAACAGCCAGGTATATACCAGCCAGCCACAGGGTGTTGAACAAAAAGCCGGGCTGAACCCCTGGGGCGAAAAGGTATTTCAAAGAGCCCGGTCCGTTTACGGTACCCAACCCAAACAATGGAATTACCGGCATGCTAATAATAAAAAACAGCAGGACGATCTGGCTACAATGCGCAGTGCCGTGGAAAGCAGCAAAATGGTCCGTTTTACAGGACAGAGTGGTCATCCGGGCATTGTACTGGGCGGAACGATCGAAGTAAGTGGTAATAATGTATACAGTGCTGGTACGGAGGGCTACGGCGAGTACCTGGTCACTGCAGTGAACCATCATGTAGATGCCATGGGAAATTACGAAAACGATTTTACAGCTATCCCCGCCAGCATCAATGTACCACCGGTAACCATCCCTGACGATCCCGTGTGCGAAACACAGAGTGCTATTGTTACGAACAATCACGATCCGCAGGGTCTGGGACGGGTGCAGGTAAAAATGCACTGGATGAACGGGGCTGAAAAAACCCCCTGGATCCGGGTAACCACGCCACATGCCGGTGGCGGAAAAGGGCATTTTTTTATTCCGGAAATTGGTGAAGAAGTAGTGGTAGGTTTTGAAGGTGACAGCGCTACCAAACCATATGTGATAGGTGCCGTTTATCATCAGCAGGCGGATAATAATTTCAGCAATGCAGGCAATGATGTAAAAGCGATACAGACACGCTGCGGAACAAAAATTATTATGAACGATGCAGAGGGTTCCGTATTTGTTGAGGATCCCAGTGGCAATACCTGGTTTATGGATGGTAAAGGAAATATTAAAGTAAATGCACCGAATGATATGGAAATAGCCGTTGGTAAAAACTTTAATATTACTGTGGGTGAAAATATGACCACCTCAATCGGTAAAAATGAACAGCTGTCTGTTGGCAATGATAAGAATGTGACCATCTCAAAAAACTATACGCAGTTTTCAGAAAATAAAAATGTAACGGTCAGTAAAAACAAAACAGAACACACCGGGGATACCTACCACCATGTAGCCGGCACATCGGACATACAAACTTCAAAAGGTGATTTGAAATTGCGTGGTTCCGGCCTGGCGGTATTCCAGGGAGGAAAGGACGTAAAAATAAGTAAAGGCTGA
- a CDS encoding prolyl oligopeptidase family serine peptidase, with product MKKAFCVSFVLIAMNSAAQLNYPVTHKEVVTDDYFGTKVADPYRWLEDDNSAATKAWVAEQNKVTNGYLATIPYRSKIKSRLESLWNYPKYGAPFKKGDYYYFYKNDGLQNQSVLYRTPSLAATPEVFIDPNTLSSEGIAALSGLSFTKDGKLCTYSVSKAGSDWSEIFVMNTETKALLPDKINWTKFGGVAWKGNEGFYYSAYDEPDEQSKLSKKNEFQKVFYHKLGTSQKEDVIIYQDKEHPLRYFGVGLTEDERFLILYVTEGTSGSELWYRDLNDAGQQNFSLLVLGFDTESSVIENKGDLLLLNTNYEAPNYRVVAVDPKQPGRQNWKTVIPEQKEALQGVGTAGGSLFASYLKDAASKIVQYDFEGNRIRDVELPGIGTAGGFGADKEDKTFYYTYTSFATPPAIYEYDIATGRSTLYKKTELNLKTDDIVTEQVFFKSKDGAQVPMFLTYKKGLKKDGNNPVLLYGYGGFNIPMTPGFSVSNAFFVEQGGIYVVVNLRGGSEYGEAWHKAGMLLNKQNVFNDFIGAAEHLIAAKYTGKNKIAVRGGSNGGLLVGAVMTQRPDLFKVAIPQVGVLDMLRFQKFTVGWGWTVEYGSADSAQYFPYLYKYSPYHNLKKGVSYPATLITTGDHDDRVVPAHSFKYAARLQEYHKGSNPVLIRVETNAGHGAGKPTSKVIDEAADIWAFVMYNLGMKFKDQ from the coding sequence ATGAAGAAGGCTTTTTGTGTATCATTTGTATTAATTGCTATGAACAGTGCGGCACAGCTAAACTACCCGGTAACCCATAAGGAAGTGGTTACGGATGATTATTTCGGAACCAAAGTAGCAGATCCGTACCGCTGGCTGGAAGACGACAACAGCGCGGCAACCAAGGCGTGGGTGGCCGAGCAGAATAAAGTGACCAACGGGTATCTCGCAACCATACCGTATCGTTCGAAGATCAAAAGCCGGCTGGAATCCCTTTGGAATTACCCGAAATACGGCGCCCCGTTTAAAAAAGGCGACTACTATTATTTTTATAAAAATGACGGGCTGCAGAACCAGTCGGTACTGTACCGGACGCCGTCACTTGCGGCCACCCCGGAGGTTTTTATCGATCCCAATACATTGAGCAGCGAAGGTATTGCCGCTCTGAGCGGACTGTCGTTCACAAAGGATGGAAAGCTGTGTACCTATTCCGTTTCAAAAGCGGGCAGCGACTGGAGTGAGATCTTTGTAATGAATACCGAAACAAAAGCATTGCTGCCGGATAAGATCAACTGGACCAAATTCGGTGGTGTTGCCTGGAAAGGCAATGAAGGTTTTTATTACAGCGCTTATGACGAACCGGATGAACAATCAAAGCTGAGTAAGAAAAATGAATTCCAGAAAGTCTTTTATCACAAGCTGGGTACCAGCCAGAAGGAAGATGTGATCATCTATCAGGATAAAGAACACCCGCTGCGTTATTTCGGAGTGGGACTCACAGAAGACGAGCGGTTCCTTATCCTGTATGTAACAGAAGGCACAAGCGGCAGCGAGCTCTGGTACCGGGATCTTAACGACGCCGGCCAGCAAAACTTTTCCTTACTGGTACTAGGATTTGATACCGAATCCTCGGTTATTGAAAATAAAGGCGACCTGCTGTTGCTGAATACCAATTACGAGGCACCCAACTACCGTGTAGTGGCGGTGGATCCGAAACAACCCGGACGCCAGAACTGGAAAACGGTGATACCGGAACAGAAGGAAGCCTTACAGGGTGTTGGCACCGCAGGAGGCAGTCTGTTTGCCAGTTATCTGAAAGATGCCGCGTCGAAAATTGTGCAGTATGATTTTGAAGGAAACCGTATCCGCGACGTGGAACTGCCGGGAATCGGTACCGCGGGCGGCTTTGGGGCCGATAAGGAGGATAAGACCTTTTACTACACGTATACTTCATTTGCCACCCCCCCCGCTATATATGAATACGACATCGCCACCGGAAGATCAACGCTGTATAAGAAGACCGAGCTGAACCTGAAAACAGATGATATTGTAACAGAACAGGTGTTTTTTAAAAGCAAGGATGGCGCACAGGTGCCCATGTTTCTTACGTATAAAAAAGGATTGAAAAAGGACGGTAATAACCCCGTACTGCTCTATGGTTACGGAGGGTTTAATATTCCCATGACACCCGGTTTCAGCGTCAGCAATGCTTTTTTTGTAGAGCAGGGGGGGATTTATGTAGTAGTGAACCTCAGGGGTGGAAGCGAATATGGCGAGGCCTGGCATAAAGCAGGAATGCTGCTTAACAAACAAAATGTATTCAATGATTTCATTGGAGCGGCCGAACACCTGATCGCAGCAAAATATACCGGCAAAAATAAAATTGCGGTACGCGGCGGAAGCAACGGCGGACTGCTGGTAGGCGCGGTAATGACCCAGCGCCCCGATCTGTTTAAAGTAGCCATCCCCCAGGTAGGAGTACTGGACATGCTGCGCTTTCAGAAATTTACGGTGGGATGGGGATGGACGGTAGAATACGGCAGCGCTGATTCTGCACAGTATTTTCCTTACCTGTACAAATATTCCCCGTATCATAACCTGAAAAAAGGAGTCAGCTATCCCGCTACACTGATCACCACCGGTGATCATGATGACCGCGTGGTACCGGCACATTCTTTCAAGTATGCGGCACGGCTGCAGGAATACCATAAGGGCAGCAACCCGGTATTGATCCGGGTGGAGACCAATGCGGGACATGGTGCGGGAAAACCCACCAGCAAGGTGATTGATGAGGCTGCCGACATATGGGCCTTTGTTATGTACAACCTCGGAATGAAGTTTAAAGATCAATAG
- a CDS encoding YeiH family protein, producing MMEKTKQPLMQEDWAIVMLGGALIALALSGLIIPVPAYSWNNGTELTTSVFSAGNLLAIGTQLLIVFPVAVLAAWLTGKPVKTTIPVFIVVFVITQLALVLAGNKVMKDLNLEAVIFSLALGLIIGNCFKLPEWFREVLNAELYVKIGLVLLGCSVIFSDVMKAGGLGLVQALVVVLSVWYFAFWLCRKLKVDDDLTMMISSAVSICGVSAAIATSGAIKGDSKKLSYVISMVLVTAVPMMIFMPVIANYFNFPEQVTGAWLGGSIDTSGAVVASGSLVGEEALKISTIVKFSQNVLLGLAAFAISVYWTYSKSPAAGKQEKPTLGVIWQRFPKFILGFMGASLLFSFMVTPETNAAVKNGLKSLQGLWFALAFTSIGLETRFADLFRNNSRKPLWAFLIAQLFNVLITLVIAYLLFGR from the coding sequence ATGATGGAGAAAACAAAACAACCGCTGATGCAGGAAGACTGGGCGATCGTGATGCTGGGCGGAGCACTTATTGCGCTGGCGCTTTCCGGTTTGATCATTCCTGTTCCGGCCTATTCCTGGAACAACGGCACCGAGCTGACCACATCTGTCTTTTCAGCAGGGAACCTGCTGGCTATAGGAACGCAATTGCTGATCGTGTTCCCTGTGGCAGTCCTGGCCGCATGGCTTACGGGAAAACCGGTGAAAACAACAATACCCGTATTTATCGTCGTTTTTGTGATTACACAACTGGCGCTGGTGCTGGCGGGCAATAAGGTGATGAAAGATCTTAATCTGGAAGCGGTGATCTTCAGTCTTGCCCTGGGATTGATCATCGGTAACTGCTTTAAACTTCCGGAGTGGTTCCGGGAGGTACTCAATGCGGAGTTGTATGTAAAAATCGGGCTGGTCCTGCTGGGATGTTCCGTTATTTTTTCGGATGTGATGAAAGCAGGAGGACTGGGGCTGGTGCAGGCACTCGTTGTCGTATTGTCGGTCTGGTATTTTGCTTTCTGGCTGTGCCGCAAACTGAAAGTGGATGATGATCTGACAATGATGATCTCCAGTGCGGTTTCCATTTGCGGGGTCTCTGCTGCTATCGCCACTTCAGGGGCTATCAAAGGAGATTCGAAGAAATTATCCTATGTGATCTCCATGGTGTTGGTGACCGCAGTGCCGATGATGATCTTTATGCCGGTCATCGCTAATTATTTTAATTTTCCGGAGCAGGTAACCGGTGCCTGGCTCGGAGGCAGCATTGATACCTCCGGAGCGGTGGTTGCCTCCGGTTCGCTGGTAGGAGAGGAAGCACTTAAGATAAGTACCATTGTCAAATTTTCGCAGAATGTATTGCTGGGGCTGGCGGCCTTCGCCATTTCGGTTTACTGGACCTATTCCAAAAGCCCCGCGGCAGGAAAACAGGAAAAGCCTACCCTGGGGGTGATCTGGCAACGTTTTCCAAAATTCATCCTTGGTTTTATGGGAGCCTCCCTGCTCTTTTCCTTTATGGTGACACCTGAAACCAATGCGGCCGTAAAGAATGGTCTTAAAAGTTTGCAGGGCCTGTGGTTCGCACTGGCGTTCACCAGTATCGGGCTCGAAACGAGGTTTGCTGATCTTTTCCGGAATAACAGCCGCAAACCGTTGTGGGCCTTTTTAATTGCACAACTGTTTAATGTACTGATCACCCTGGTGATCGCCTATCTGTTGTTTGGCCGTTGA
- the secG gene encoding preprotein translocase subunit SecG, with amino-acid sequence MLTTLFVILIILACVILSFIVLIQNPKGGGLAGTFGGVSSQFMGVKQTNDVLEKGTWIFAAIIGLLCLFSTFFISGTKSGGTNNGRLQDVGTQPVQQAQPQAAPAVPFNNGAQQPGTQTAPVQTAPLPKADSGK; translated from the coding sequence ATGTTAACAACACTTTTTGTAATACTCATTATACTGGCTTGTGTGATCTTAAGCTTTATCGTATTGATCCAGAACCCCAAAGGAGGCGGTCTTGCCGGTACTTTCGGTGGTGTAAGTAGCCAGTTCATGGGCGTGAAACAAACCAATGACGTGCTGGAAAAAGGCACCTGGATCTTTGCGGCCATTATCGGTCTTTTATGCCTGTTTTCCACGTTCTTTATATCCGGTACCAAATCCGGCGGTACTAACAACGGAAGATTACAGGATGTAGGCACACAACCGGTACAGCAGGCACAACCCCAGGCAGCACCCGCCGTTCCTTTTAACAACGGCGCGCAACAACCGGGCACACAAACAGCACCGGTTCAGACAGCTCCCCTGCCAAAAGCAGATTCAGGAAAATAA
- the lptE gene encoding LPS assembly lipoprotein LptE — MILKNYKGFFASLVVAAIVVLAFAQSGCGVYKFKDVSIPDSISVVRIGIIQNKASYVNPQLAPELTERLKQKVVSQTRLKQTNGDDGDWDINCTITSYSFATSGVSNQRANTNRLNVGVHIEVRDNHSQKTNKYDVTRSFDYDGTLALQQAEQGLKSEMLRSLSDDIFNRIFSNW, encoded by the coding sequence ATGATATTGAAGAACTATAAAGGCTTTTTTGCATCGCTGGTAGTGGCCGCAATAGTTGTACTGGCTTTTGCACAAAGCGGCTGCGGTGTTTACAAATTTAAAGATGTAAGCATCCCGGATTCCATCAGCGTGGTCCGCATAGGGATCATCCAGAACAAGGCATCCTATGTAAACCCGCAACTGGCACCGGAGCTGACCGAGCGCCTGAAACAAAAGGTGGTCAGCCAGACCCGGCTGAAACAAACCAATGGAGATGATGGCGACTGGGATATCAACTGTACCATTACCTCCTACTCCTTTGCTACTTCAGGGGTTTCCAACCAGCGGGCCAATACCAACCGTCTGAATGTGGGTGTTCATATCGAAGTAAGGGACAATCATTCCCAGAAAACAAATAAATATGATGTAACACGCAGCTTCGACTACGATGGCACACTGGCCCTGCAACAGGCGGAACAGGGGCTTAAGTCGGAGATGCTGCGAAGCCTTTCTGATGATATCTTTAACCGGATCTTCTCCAACTGGTAG
- a CDS encoding sigma-54 interaction domain-containing protein encodes MELQSIKNRFNIIGNSPELNYALQVAVQVANTDLTVLIIGDSGVGKEAFSSIIHSLSARKHNPFIAVNCGAIPEGTIDSELFGHEKGSFTGAVDARKGYFETVNGGTIFLDEIGEMPLGTQARLLRVLEAGEYIRVGSSKVQKTDVRVIAATNKDLLKLVEQNKFREDLYYRLSTVPIRVPSLSARKEDIVLLFRKFAADFADKYKTQSVQLDEEAKNLLLEYPWPGNIRELKNIAEQISVLSENKQISAKALSRYLQPYSNNRLPALSSTQKQSEFQNEREILYKLFFDMKKDVNELKRMFLEVLQNPSVAAQNPALINELKDLNNGHDSSYLPAPVASYQPVQLSMPQPSAASVIVDNAIDEHEEVDESLNIMEKEKELIIKALKKHKGKRKDASLDLGISERTLYRKLKEYDIEEL; translated from the coding sequence ATGGAGCTACAATCAATAAAAAACCGCTTTAACATCATTGGCAATTCACCCGAATTGAACTATGCCTTGCAGGTAGCGGTGCAGGTGGCCAACACCGACCTTACCGTGCTGATCATCGGGGACAGCGGTGTGGGAAAAGAGGCCTTTTCCTCTATCATACACTCCCTTTCGGCCCGTAAGCACAACCCGTTTATCGCGGTGAACTGTGGCGCCATACCGGAAGGCACGATTGATTCCGAACTGTTCGGACATGAAAAAGGCTCCTTTACCGGCGCAGTGGATGCCCGGAAAGGTTATTTTGAAACGGTGAACGGCGGTACGATCTTTCTCGATGAGATCGGCGAAATGCCGCTGGGCACGCAGGCCCGTTTGCTGCGGGTGCTGGAAGCGGGGGAATACATCCGCGTGGGATCCAGCAAAGTTCAGAAAACAGATGTCCGGGTGATCGCTGCCACAAACAAGGACCTGCTCAAACTGGTAGAACAAAATAAATTCAGGGAAGATCTTTATTACCGGTTAAGCACCGTGCCCATACGGGTGCCTTCCCTTTCCGCCCGGAAGGAAGATATCGTATTATTGTTCCGGAAATTCGCAGCAGACTTTGCGGATAAGTACAAGACCCAGTCGGTGCAGCTGGATGAGGAGGCAAAAAACCTGTTGCTGGAATATCCCTGGCCGGGAAATATCCGGGAACTGAAAAATATTGCCGAACAGATCTCTGTCTTATCCGAAAACAAGCAGATCTCTGCAAAGGCGCTCAGCCGGTATCTTCAGCCCTATTCCAATAACCGGCTGCCGGCACTTAGTTCCACCCAGAAACAGAGCGAATTTCAGAACGAAAGGGAGATTCTTTACAAGCTTTTCTTTGACATGAAGAAAGATGTCAATGAGCTCAAGCGCATGTTCCTGGAAGTGCTGCAGAATCCTTCGGTGGCCGCCCAGAATCCTGCATTGATCAATGAGCTCAAGGACCTGAATAATGGTCATGACTCCAGCTACCTGCCGGCACCCGTGGCCAGCTACCAGCCGGTTCAGCTAAGCATGCCGCAGCCGTCCGCAGCATCGGTGATCGTTGACAATGCCATTGACGAACACGAGGAAGTGGATGAAAGCCTGAACATCATGGAAAAAGAAAAAGAGCTGATCATTAAAGCGCTGAAAAAGCACAAAGGAAAACGCAAGGACGCATCGCTTGATCTGGGCATCAGCGAGCGCACGCTTTACAGAAAACTTAAGGAATATGATATTGAAGAACTATAA